The Campylobacter sp. CNRCH_2014_0184h DNA window ATAAGCATAATCAGGCATACTTTGATGAAAAGCTGTGTCAAAAACTGTCACATTAGGAACTTTTGGAGCTGCTTTTATCATAGTTTTAATACCTATTAAATGCGCAGGATTATGTAAAGGTGCTATGTGAGCAACTCTATCAATTTCTTTTAAAATTTCATCATCTACCAAACAATGCTTGGTTAAATTTGGACCTCCATGAACTATCCTATGTCCACATCCATCAAGCTCATTTAAATCATGTAAAATTCCACTTTGAGCAAATAATTCATTTACTAATTCAATACCTTGTTCATGATCTTTAATCGCTAATTCTTTTTTGTATTTTTGACCACTTTTTAGATCTTTTAACTCTATTTTAGAGCTTTGCTCGCCTATTTTTTCCACCAAACCAGATGCTAAAGCCTCATCTTTTTCAAAAAGCTTAAATTTAATTGAAGATGAACCTGAATTTAAAACTAATATTTTCATTTTTCTCCTTATTCTTGTGCTTGAATAGCACTTAAAATCACAGTATTAACAATATCTTCTACCAAACATCCTCTACTTAAATCATTAATCGGCTTTTTAAGACCTTGTAAAATCGGACCAATCGCTAAAGAATTTGCCGTTCTTTGAACTGCTTTATAGCAAATATTTGCCGCATTTAAATCAGGAAACACATATACATTTGCTCTTCCTGCTACTTTAGAATTTGGCATTTTACTTTTTGCTGTTAGCATATCATATGCTGCATCAAATTGTATAGGACCTTCTAGCTCAAGTTGAGGATATTTTTCTTTAGCTATTTTAGTAGCTTCTTTAATTACATCCACGCTAGCCCCACTTCCGCTATCTCCACTAGAATATGAAAGCAAAGCCACTTTAGGATCAAGTCCAAAAGCCTTAGCACTATTTGCACTCACATAAGCAATTTCAGCAAGTTGTTCAGGGGTTGGATTTGGCATAACAGCACAATCAGCAAAAACCAAAACCTTATCTTCTAAAGACATAAAAAACATACCAGAAACCAAACTCACATAAGGTTTTGTTTTGATAATTTGCAAAGCAGGACGAATAGTTTCAGCAGTAGTTGTACTTGCTCCACTTACCATAGCATGCGCTTTTTGAGTATGTACAAGCAAGGTCGCAAAATATGTTTTATCTTGTACTAACTTTTTAGCTTCTTCTTTACTCATACCTTTGCTTTTTCTAGCTTCATACAAAAGCTCTTCAAATTCTTCATTATATTGAGAATTTTTAGGATTTATAATACGTACACCATCGATATTAATATTTAAACTATTAGCTTTAGCACAAATTTCATTGCTATCGCCTAGTAAAATCAAATCAACAATCTCATTTTGCATTAAAAACTCACTAGCTTTTAATACTCTTTCATCAAAACTTTCAGGTAAAACCACTATTTTTTTATCTGCTTTTGCTTTTTCAAAAAGCTCATAAGAAAATCTTGCCTGAGTTTTATAGGTATATTCTTGTAATAAATCTTGAGTAAAATCTTCATTTTCTTTTAACAAAACAAAGTCGCTAAGCTTTTGACTTAGTAAAAAATTTAACATAGTATGATTTTCATCTTGACTTTTTGCATATAGTGGAGCATTTAGCTCTTTAGCTAAGGCTATATTTAAACTCAAATCACCCATCAAGCCAAAATCATCTACTCCAACCACTATAACAAAATCATTTTTATTTTTTATTT harbors:
- the pta gene encoding phosphate acetyltransferase — encoded protein: MKSMFLLNCVDEKFLTQSLEKVQGKIAFYFPVFCEKNKEKIALICSKTNFKLDFFSSFEKNNYQSKFTQNSNDFFKKIIEDFEKIKNKNDFVIVVGVDDFGLMGDLSLNIALAKELNAPLYAKSQDENHTMLNFLLSQKLSDFVLLKENEDFTQDLLQEYTYKTQARFSYELFEKAKADKKIVVLPESFDERVLKASEFLMQNEIVDLILLGDSNEICAKANSLNINIDGVRIINPKNSQYNEEFEELLYEARKSKGMSKEEAKKLVQDKTYFATLLVHTQKAHAMVSGASTTTAETIRPALQIIKTKPYVSLVSGMFFMSLEDKVLVFADCAVMPNPTPEQLAEIAYVSANSAKAFGLDPKVALLSYSSGDSGSGASVDVIKEATKIAKEKYPQLELEGPIQFDAAYDMLTAKSKMPNSKVAGRANVYVFPDLNAANICYKAVQRTANSLAIGPILQGLKKPINDLSRGCLVEDIVNTVILSAIQAQE